A stretch of Paenibacillus sp. URB8-2 DNA encodes these proteins:
- the gcvT gene encoding glycine cleavage system aminomethyltransferase GcvT: MNALKRTPFFAFYSAYPESRSIDFGGWELPVQFTGIQKEHEAVRSRAGLFDVSHMGEFMVTGSGAETYLQHMTTNDVGRLADGQAQYSLLCYPDGGTVDDLLVYRLGEGRYMLVVNASNIDKDYQWLQDHLPESGVELTDRSEETLLLAVQGPHAQQIISEVSSVAPAGLKPFHFAERAVVCGVEVLLSRTGYTGEDGFELYAPVDAAEKLWNGLLEAGSAHGLTPAGLGARDTLRFEAKLPLYGQELSKDISPLEAGLGFFVKLDKADFIGREALLAQKEQGVPRRLVGIEMIDRGIPRSHYPVYTGEQQIGEITTGTQSPTLKRNLGLALVDARYGEIGTELEVEIRGKRLKAAVVKAPFYKKNS; encoded by the coding sequence ATGAATGCTTTGAAGAGAACGCCTTTTTTCGCCTTCTACTCCGCTTATCCGGAGTCCAGAAGCATTGATTTCGGCGGCTGGGAGCTGCCGGTGCAGTTCACCGGCATCCAGAAAGAGCACGAAGCGGTCCGCAGCCGGGCGGGATTGTTCGACGTCTCGCACATGGGCGAATTCATGGTGACCGGCAGCGGAGCGGAGACTTACCTGCAGCACATGACGACCAACGATGTCGGCAGGCTCGCGGACGGCCAGGCGCAGTATTCGCTGCTCTGCTACCCGGACGGCGGCACGGTCGACGACCTGCTCGTATACCGCCTGGGCGAAGGGCGCTACATGCTTGTCGTGAACGCCTCCAACATCGATAAGGATTACCAGTGGCTTCAGGACCATCTGCCGGAGAGCGGCGTGGAGCTTACGGACCGGTCGGAGGAAACGCTGCTGCTGGCGGTTCAAGGGCCGCACGCCCAACAAATCATAAGCGAGGTTTCCTCTGTGGCGCCGGCCGGTCTGAAGCCGTTCCATTTCGCGGAGCGCGCGGTCGTGTGCGGCGTGGAAGTGCTGCTGTCGCGTACAGGCTATACCGGCGAAGATGGCTTCGAGCTGTATGCTCCGGTAGACGCTGCGGAAAAGCTGTGGAACGGGCTGCTCGAAGCGGGCAGCGCCCACGGGCTTACGCCGGCGGGCCTCGGCGCGCGCGACACGCTTCGCTTCGAAGCGAAGCTGCCGCTGTACGGCCAAGAGTTGTCGAAGGACATCTCGCCGCTGGAAGCGGGGCTCGGCTTCTTCGTGAAGCTGGATAAGGCCGACTTTATCGGCCGCGAAGCGCTGCTGGCCCAGAAGGAGCAGGGCGTTCCCCGCCGACTGGTCGGAATCGAAATGATCGACCGCGGCATTCCGCGCTCGCATTATCCCGTATACACGGGGGAACAGCAGATCGGCGAGATTACGACCGGCACTCAGTCGCCGACGCTGAAGCGGAACCTGGGGCTTGCCCTGGTGGATGCCCGGTACGGCGAAATCGGCACGGAGTTGGAAGTCGAAATCCGCGGCAAGCGGCTCAAGGCCGCCGTCGTGAAAGCCCCTTTTTATAAGAAAAACTCTTAG
- a CDS encoding flagellar motor protein MotB has protein sequence MRQRGQRIRRRESRESRDRWMITYADLITLLLIFFVVLYAMSSLDQEKYGNVIASLQRSFQTGSGILDGGSGVLEGGNGQQNGSGKESENGQSGSNGSPTGQPAASAAPSGGASAGTDGGSGQAGATPGAEASPSPRELAFRQQEAKLADLMNVITEYVKDNHLGDQIFVADKPQGIAITLSDRFLFAVGRADLKPAAVPALRQLSGLFRGIGATVSIEGHTDNTPVLPSSRYADNWELSGARALSVLRFFLDRESLSPGQFQYAGYADTRPAADNATESGRQKNRRVEIIVLRQLQEE, from the coding sequence ATGAGGCAGCGGGGACAGCGGATCCGCCGGCGGGAAAGCCGCGAGAGCCGCGACCGGTGGATGATAACCTACGCCGATTTGATTACGCTGCTGCTTATCTTTTTTGTCGTTTTGTATGCCATGAGCAGTCTGGATCAGGAGAAATACGGCAATGTGATCGCTTCGCTCCAGCGCTCGTTCCAGACCGGCAGCGGCATCCTTGACGGCGGAAGCGGGGTGCTGGAAGGCGGGAACGGCCAGCAAAACGGAAGCGGCAAAGAGAGCGAAAACGGGCAAAGCGGTTCAAACGGCAGCCCCACGGGCCAGCCGGCAGCGTCAGCGGCACCGAGCGGCGGGGCATCCGCCGGAACGGACGGCGGGAGCGGGCAAGCCGGAGCGACACCTGGAGCGGAGGCGTCTCCTTCCCCCCGCGAGCTTGCCTTCCGCCAGCAAGAAGCGAAGCTGGCCGATCTGATGAACGTGATCACCGAATATGTGAAGGATAATCATCTAGGCGACCAGATTTTTGTCGCGGACAAGCCGCAAGGCATCGCCATCACCCTCAGCGACCGTTTCCTCTTCGCCGTCGGCAGGGCGGATCTCAAGCCCGCGGCGGTTCCCGCGCTGCGCCAGCTGTCCGGTCTGTTCCGCGGCATCGGCGCTACGGTCAGCATCGAGGGCCATACGGACAACACACCGGTGCTTCCCTCATCCCGGTATGCGGACAACTGGGAGCTCTCGGGAGCGCGTGCGCTGTCCGTTCTGCGCTTTTTTCTGGACAGAGAAAGCCTGAGCCCCGGCCAGTTCCAGTATGCGGGCTACGCTGATACGCGTCCGGCCGCGGACAACGCCACGGAGAGCGGACGGCAGAAAAACCGCCGGGTGGAGATTATCGTCCTGCGGCAGCTCCAGGAGGAGTGA
- the uvrB gene encoding excinuclease ABC subunit UvrB produces MNDIVVSTKTFELESEYSPQGDQPRAIGELVEGLRGGKKQQTLLGATGTGKTFTVAQMIAKVNRPTLVIAHNKTLAAQLASEFKEFFPHNSVDYFVSYYDYYQPEAYIPSSDTYIEKDSSINEEIDKLRHSATSSLFERRDVIIVASVSCIYGLGSPQEYGSLLLSLRVGMEKPRNQILSRLVDIQYQRNDINFVRGTFRVRGDVVEIFPASQGEHAIRVELFGDEIERITEIDVLTGELIGEREHVAIFPASHFVTQEETMRLALVNIERELEGRLAVLRDAGKLLEAQRLEQRTRYDIEMMKEVGFCSGIENYSGPLTFRERGATPYTLLDYFPDDMLIVIDESHVTLPQIRAMYNGDQARKTVLVEHGFRLPSALDNRPLKFEEFENKVKQIVYVSATPGPYELEQCDTMVEQIIRPTGLLDPIIEVRPTEGQIDDLIGEIRERLDRDERVLITTLTKKMSEDLTDYLKEIGIKVRYLHSDIKTLERIAILRDLRLGTFHVLVGINLLREGLDLPEVSLVTILDADKEGFLRSERSLIQTIGRAARNSEGKVIMYGDHITDSMDKAITETQRRRTIQIAYNEQHGITPQTIRKRVRDVIEATKVAESKSDYLTGAGGKMSKKERQSLMQRLEAEMKEAAKNLQFERAAELRDALLELRAE; encoded by the coding sequence ATGAATGATATTGTCGTCAGTACGAAGACCTTCGAGCTGGAGTCCGAGTACTCACCCCAGGGCGATCAGCCCCGCGCCATCGGGGAATTGGTGGAAGGTCTGCGTGGGGGCAAGAAGCAGCAGACGCTGCTGGGAGCGACGGGTACGGGCAAGACGTTTACCGTTGCGCAGATGATCGCCAAGGTGAACCGGCCTACGCTGGTCATTGCGCATAATAAGACGCTGGCCGCTCAGCTTGCGAGCGAATTTAAGGAGTTTTTCCCGCATAACTCTGTCGATTATTTCGTGAGTTACTATGACTACTACCAGCCGGAGGCCTATATCCCGTCTTCGGATACTTATATAGAGAAGGATTCCAGCATCAATGAGGAGATCGACAAGCTCCGCCACTCCGCGACGAGCTCGCTGTTTGAACGCAGGGATGTCATTATCGTCGCCAGCGTATCCTGCATTTACGGTCTCGGTTCGCCGCAGGAATACGGCAGCCTGCTGCTGTCGCTTCGGGTGGGAATGGAGAAGCCGCGAAATCAGATTCTGAGCCGGCTGGTGGATATCCAGTATCAGCGCAACGACATCAATTTCGTACGCGGAACGTTTCGGGTGCGCGGCGATGTGGTTGAGATCTTCCCCGCTTCGCAAGGGGAGCATGCGATCCGCGTCGAGCTGTTCGGCGATGAAATCGAGCGGATTACCGAGATCGACGTGCTTACCGGGGAACTGATCGGGGAGCGGGAGCATGTCGCCATTTTTCCGGCTTCCCACTTTGTTACGCAGGAAGAGACGATGCGCCTTGCTCTGGTCAACATCGAGCGGGAACTGGAAGGACGTCTGGCCGTACTGCGTGACGCCGGCAAGCTGCTGGAAGCGCAGCGGCTGGAGCAGCGGACGCGGTACGACATTGAAATGATGAAGGAGGTCGGCTTCTGCTCCGGCATCGAGAACTATTCCGGACCGCTGACCTTCCGCGAGCGCGGGGCCACTCCTTATACGCTGCTGGATTATTTCCCGGATGACATGCTGATCGTTATCGACGAATCACATGTGACGCTTCCGCAAATCCGGGCGATGTATAACGGTGACCAGGCGCGGAAGACGGTGCTGGTGGAGCATGGCTTCCGGCTGCCGTCCGCCCTCGACAACCGTCCGCTGAAGTTCGAGGAATTCGAGAATAAGGTCAAGCAGATCGTCTATGTCTCGGCAACGCCCGGCCCTTATGAACTCGAGCAATGCGACACGATGGTGGAGCAGATTATCCGGCCGACCGGCCTGCTGGACCCCATCATCGAAGTGCGTCCGACGGAAGGGCAGATCGACGATCTGATCGGTGAAATCCGCGAGCGGCTCGACCGCGACGAACGCGTGCTGATTACGACGCTGACGAAGAAGATGTCGGAAGACCTTACCGATTACCTGAAGGAAATCGGGATCAAGGTGCGTTATCTGCATTCAGACATCAAGACGCTGGAGCGGATAGCGATCCTGCGCGACCTGCGACTCGGTACATTTCACGTTCTCGTGGGTATTAACTTGTTAAGAGAAGGACTTGATCTGCCGGAAGTCTCGCTGGTTACCATACTCGATGCCGACAAGGAAGGCTTCCTGCGCTCCGAGCGCTCCCTGATCCAGACGATCGGCCGTGCCGCGCGCAACTCGGAAGGCAAGGTCATCATGTACGGCGACCACATCACCGATTCCATGGACAAGGCGATTACCGAGACTCAGCGGCGCCGGACCATCCAGATCGCCTACAACGAGCAGCATGGCATTACGCCGCAAACGATCCGCAAGAGAGTTCGCGACGTCATCGAGGCGACTAAGGTCGCCGAATCCAAGTCCGACTACTTGACCGGCGCGGGCGGCAAGATGAGCAAGAAAGAACGCCAGAGCCTCATGCAGCGGCTTGAGGCCGAAATGAAGGAAGCCGCGAAGAACCTCCAGTTTGAACGCGCCGCCGAACTGCGCGACGCCCTGCTGGAGCTGCGGGCCGAGTAA
- a CDS encoding AGE family epimerase/isomerase, with amino-acid sequence MSDSPSVCPDFADPSFLKRHILDTVRFYAPRCIDRLYGGYINCFLDDGTVCDYETKQLVGMTRFVYIFSAALLVGGPAEYRGAAEHGLRFLREFQWDHEHGGFFWTLKGRNPTDKRKLAYGHAFALLAASTAFKAGISPAGAMIGEVYEVLEKHFWNEQDGLYADEASDDWSEVSPYRGQNANMHLTEAMMAAYEATGDRRYLDRANTLAHSVMFKLLPQSGKLIWEHYKTDWVIDWNYNKGNTKDEFRPYGYIFGHSIEWAKLLLLLNRLCPQAWLAPQAERLFREAVDKGLDRRHGGIFYSMSPENGQIIDSDKLYWVMAEAIGASSLLAACTGQTGYRKFYEDIFSYCWTYFVDHDFGGWYQLLDASNRKYNSIKSPPPKTDYHPVTNCITAIFVWGTAAGKPL; translated from the coding sequence ATGAGCGATTCACCATCCGTCTGTCCCGATTTCGCTGACCCTTCTTTTTTGAAGCGGCATATTCTGGACACGGTTCGTTTCTATGCCCCCCGCTGTATCGACCGTCTTTACGGCGGTTATATCAACTGCTTTCTGGACGATGGAACCGTATGCGATTACGAGACGAAACAGCTGGTGGGAATGACGCGGTTCGTTTATATTTTCAGCGCGGCTCTGCTGGTTGGAGGGCCTGCGGAGTACCGCGGGGCCGCCGAGCACGGACTTCGCTTTCTTCGCGAGTTTCAGTGGGATCATGAGCACGGAGGGTTCTTTTGGACGCTGAAGGGGCGAAATCCGACCGATAAAAGAAAGCTCGCCTACGGGCATGCTTTTGCCTTATTGGCGGCCTCTACCGCTTTCAAAGCAGGAATCTCCCCGGCAGGGGCGATGATCGGCGAAGTGTACGAGGTGCTCGAGAAGCATTTCTGGAATGAACAGGACGGCCTGTACGCAGATGAAGCGTCCGATGACTGGTCTGAAGTGTCTCCCTATCGCGGACAAAATGCGAACATGCATCTGACCGAAGCGATGATGGCGGCTTACGAGGCCACCGGCGACAGACGCTATCTGGACCGCGCAAATACTCTGGCGCACTCCGTCATGTTCAAGCTGCTTCCGCAATCGGGCAAGCTGATTTGGGAGCACTACAAGACCGACTGGGTGATCGACTGGAATTACAACAAGGGCAACACCAAGGACGAATTCCGGCCTTACGGCTATATTTTCGGCCACTCCATTGAGTGGGCCAAGCTGCTTCTGCTGCTTAACCGGCTGTGTCCGCAAGCATGGCTTGCGCCGCAGGCGGAACGGTTGTTTCGGGAGGCGGTGGACAAAGGTCTGGACCGGAGGCATGGCGGTATTTTCTACTCGATGTCCCCTGAGAACGGACAAATTATCGATTCTGATAAGCTGTATTGGGTAATGGCCGAGGCGATTGGCGCTTCCTCCCTGCTCGCCGCTTGTACGGGGCAGACCGGCTACCGGAAATTTTATGAAGATATTTTCAGCTACTGCTGGACCTATTTCGTTGACCATGACTTTGGAGGGTGGTATCAGCTTTTGGATGCGTCAAACCGGAAGTACAACAGCATCAAAAGTCCGCCGCCGAAGACTGACTATCATCCCGTCACCAATTGCATAACGGCCATTTTCGTCTGGGGAACCGCAGCAGGCAAGCCTTTGTGA
- the uvrA gene encoding excinuclease ABC subunit UvrA yields the protein MANENIVIKGARAHNLKNIDVTIPRDRFVVLTGLSGSGKSSLAFDTIYAEGQRRYVESLSAYARQFLGQMEKPDVDSIDGLSPAISIDQKTTSRNPRSTVGTVTEIYDYLRLLFARIGHPHCPDHGIEITSQTVEQMVDRIMQYPEKTRLQILAPVISGRKGEHKSLFAEISKQGFVRVRVDGELRDLSEDIELEKNKKHTIEVVVDRIVIKEEVESRLTDSIETALKLSGGKILVDIIGQEELLFSSNFACPVCGFSMEELAPRMFSFNSPFGACPECDGLGAQMVVDPELLVPDSGKSIEDGAFLAWTGSTSNYYPQFLKSVCQHFHIPQDVPVSELTPEHMNKLLNGTGSEKIRFRYENDFGQRKEAMVPFEGIIPNLQRRYRETASEGIREFIEGFMSAKPCPVCKGKRLKREILGVTVGGKNIADVTDLSIGDGQRFFGDLSLSEKEMAIANLILKEIGSRLGFLVNVGLDYLTLSRSAGSLSGGEAQRIRLATQIGSSLMGVLYILDEPSIGLHQRDNDRLISTLAHMRDLGNTLIVVEHDEDTMLASDYIIDIGPGAGIHGGNVIAQGTPQEIMNDPNSLTGEYLSGRKFIPVTSKRRATDDRWLEIRGAKENNLKNVNVKIPLGVFTAVTGVSGSGKSSLVNEILYKSLARELNKAVKVRPGQHKEIRGLDQLDKVIDIDQSPIGRTPRSNPATYTGVFDDIRDLFSKTNEAKIRGFQKGRFSFNVKGGRCEACRGDGIIKIEMHFLPDVYVPCEVCKGKRYNRETLEVKYKGKNIADVLAMTVEDGTEFFQNIPKIHRKLQTLLDVGLGYIKLGQPGTTLSGGEAQRVKLASELYRRSTGKTLYILDEPTTGLHVDDIGRLLEVLHRLVESGESVLVIEHNLDVIKTADYIIDMGPEGGSGGGTVIATGTPEKIIEVSESYTGKYLKPILLRDTARTEALMLQAAEAK from the coding sequence TTGGCGAACGAAAACATAGTAATCAAAGGCGCGAGGGCGCATAATCTCAAAAATATCGACGTGACGATACCGCGCGACCGATTCGTCGTGCTGACGGGATTGAGCGGCTCCGGCAAGTCGTCGCTGGCTTTCGATACCATCTATGCCGAAGGGCAGCGCCGGTATGTGGAGTCGCTGTCGGCTTACGCACGCCAGTTCCTAGGCCAAATGGAGAAGCCGGATGTCGATTCCATCGACGGCTTGTCCCCGGCCATTTCCATCGACCAGAAGACGACGAGCCGCAACCCGCGTTCTACCGTGGGAACGGTGACGGAGATTTACGACTATCTGCGCCTGCTGTTCGCGCGGATCGGACATCCCCACTGCCCGGACCACGGCATCGAGATTACGTCTCAGACGGTGGAGCAGATGGTCGACCGGATCATGCAGTACCCGGAGAAGACGAGATTGCAGATTCTCGCTCCGGTCATTTCAGGCCGCAAAGGCGAACACAAAAGCCTGTTTGCAGAAATTTCGAAGCAGGGCTTCGTCCGCGTGCGTGTGGACGGTGAGCTACGTGATTTATCCGAGGACATCGAGCTTGAGAAGAACAAGAAGCATACGATCGAGGTTGTGGTCGACCGGATCGTCATCAAGGAAGAGGTCGAGTCCCGGCTGACGGATTCAATCGAGACGGCCCTGAAGCTGTCGGGCGGCAAAATCCTCGTCGACATCATCGGACAGGAGGAGCTGCTGTTCAGCTCCAATTTTGCCTGCCCCGTATGCGGCTTCAGCATGGAAGAGCTGGCTCCGCGCATGTTCTCCTTCAACAGTCCGTTCGGGGCATGCCCGGAATGCGATGGTCTCGGAGCGCAAATGGTGGTCGATCCCGAACTGCTCGTTCCGGACTCCGGGAAATCGATCGAAGACGGCGCTTTTTTAGCCTGGACCGGCAGCACGTCCAACTATTACCCGCAGTTTCTGAAATCGGTATGCCAGCATTTTCATATTCCCCAAGATGTGCCTGTCAGCGAATTGACGCCGGAGCATATGAACAAGCTGCTGAACGGCACGGGGAGCGAGAAAATCCGTTTCCGCTATGAGAACGACTTCGGACAGCGCAAGGAAGCGATGGTTCCCTTTGAAGGCATTATCCCGAACCTTCAGCGCCGTTACCGCGAGACGGCGTCCGAGGGCATCCGGGAATTTATCGAAGGCTTCATGAGCGCCAAGCCATGCCCCGTATGCAAAGGCAAACGGCTGAAGCGTGAAATCCTGGGCGTGACGGTGGGCGGAAAGAACATCGCCGACGTAACCGATCTGTCGATCGGGGACGGCCAGCGCTTTTTCGGCGACCTCTCCTTAAGCGAAAAAGAAATGGCCATCGCCAATCTCATTCTCAAGGAGATTGGCAGCCGTCTCGGTTTCCTCGTCAATGTCGGTCTCGATTATTTAACGCTCAGCCGTTCGGCCGGTTCGCTGTCCGGCGGCGAGGCCCAGCGCATCCGGCTTGCGACACAGATCGGCTCAAGCCTCATGGGCGTGCTGTACATCCTGGACGAGCCGAGCATCGGCTTGCACCAGCGTGACAATGACCGGCTTATCTCGACGCTCGCGCATATGCGCGATCTTGGCAACACCCTGATTGTCGTCGAGCATGACGAGGATACGATGCTGGCGTCGGATTATATCATCGACATCGGTCCGGGAGCGGGCATTCATGGCGGCAACGTTATCGCCCAGGGAACGCCGCAGGAAATCATGAACGACCCCAACTCGTTAACCGGCGAGTATCTCAGCGGACGCAAATTCATCCCGGTTACATCCAAGCGGCGCGCGACCGACGACCGCTGGCTGGAAATCCGGGGAGCCAAGGAAAACAATCTCAAGAATGTAAATGTCAAAATTCCGCTCGGCGTCTTCACGGCGGTAACCGGCGTGTCCGGTTCCGGCAAGTCTTCGCTCGTCAACGAAATTCTGTACAAGAGTCTTGCCAGAGAGCTGAACAAAGCGGTTAAAGTGCGCCCGGGTCAACATAAAGAGATTCGCGGCCTTGACCAGCTGGACAAGGTTATCGATATCGACCAGTCGCCGATCGGGCGTACGCCGAGATCCAACCCGGCAACCTATACGGGAGTGTTCGACGATATCCGCGACTTGTTCTCCAAGACGAATGAAGCGAAGATCAGAGGCTTTCAGAAAGGCCGCTTCAGCTTCAACGTTAAGGGCGGACGCTGCGAAGCTTGCCGGGGCGACGGCATTATCAAGATCGAGATGCACTTCCTGCCGGACGTCTATGTTCCATGTGAGGTCTGCAAGGGCAAACGCTACAACCGCGAAACGCTGGAAGTCAAGTACAAAGGCAAGAACATTGCCGATGTGCTGGCGATGACGGTGGAGGACGGAACGGAATTTTTCCAAAACATACCTAAGATTCACCGTAAGCTGCAAACGCTGCTGGATGTTGGCCTTGGCTATATCAAGCTGGGCCAGCCGGGAACGACCCTTTCCGGCGGGGAAGCCCAGCGTGTGAAGCTCGCGTCGGAGCTGTACCGCCGGAGCACGGGCAAGACGCTGTACATTCTGGACGAGCCGACAACCGGCCTGCATGTCGACGATATCGGCCGTCTGCTGGAAGTGCTGCACCGCCTGGTCGAATCGGGCGAATCCGTGCTTGTCATCGAGCATAACCTCGACGTTATCAAGACGGCGGATTATATTATCGACATGGGACCGGAAGGCGGAAGCGGCGGCGGAACGGTTATTGCAACCGGCACGCCGGAGAAAATCATCGAGGTATCCGAATCGTACACAGGGAAATATTTAAAGCCGATTTTGCTTCGCGATACAGCCCGTACGGAGGCGTTGATGCTTCAGGCTGCGGAGGCAAAGTAA
- a CDS encoding flagellar motor protein — protein MDITSIIGIIAGLAALIGGFFWEGGSVSGLLQWNAALIVFGGTVAAVLISFPARTLRAVPAALKMAFGRNRTHLEEQAEELVEMALLSRRSGVLSLEPRAEAHPDPFTREGLQLIVDGTDPGQVRQILELEMDAAELKHEGYAKIFEAAGGYAPTMGIIGTVMGLIRVLGNLTDPSHLGPSIAVAFTATLYGVASANLLLLPIASKIKARSQLRLHGMEMLLVGILAVQNGDHPQLVRKKLASFLQDERDENAAAGVRS, from the coding sequence ATGGATATAACCTCAATAATCGGCATCATTGCCGGGCTCGCCGCCCTGATCGGCGGATTTTTCTGGGAAGGGGGAAGCGTATCCGGTCTGCTGCAATGGAATGCCGCCCTGATTGTGTTCGGAGGCACGGTTGCCGCGGTCCTGATCAGCTTTCCCGCCCGCACGCTGCGCGCCGTTCCGGCGGCGCTGAAGATGGCCTTCGGCCGGAACCGGACCCATCTGGAGGAGCAGGCCGAAGAACTCGTGGAGATGGCGCTGCTCTCCCGCCGAAGCGGCGTTCTGTCATTGGAACCCCGGGCGGAGGCGCATCCCGATCCCTTTACACGCGAAGGCCTGCAGCTTATCGTCGACGGCACGGACCCCGGACAGGTGCGCCAAATCCTGGAACTGGAGATGGACGCTGCGGAGCTGAAGCATGAAGGCTATGCCAAAATATTCGAGGCCGCCGGCGGCTACGCGCCCACCATGGGCATTATCGGAACCGTCATGGGACTCATCCGTGTCCTCGGCAACCTTACCGATCCTTCCCATCTCGGCCCTTCGATCGCCGTCGCTTTCACAGCGACGCTGTACGGAGTCGCCAGCGCCAACCTGCTCCTCTTGCCCATCGCCTCCAAGATTAAAGCGCGGAGCCAGCTCCGGCTGCATGGCATGGAGATGCTGCTTGTAGGCATTCTGGCGGTGCAAAACGGTGATCATCCCCAGCTCGTGCGCAAGAAGCTGGCGTCCTTCCTTCAGGACGAGAGGGATGAGAACGCCGCGGCAGGGGTCCGGTCATGA
- the gcvPA gene encoding aminomethyl-transferring glycine dehydrogenase subunit GcvPA: MKHRYLPMTEQDRSEMLAEIGIQSVEELFADIPEAVRYKGRLPMSEALDEYALLRHMKRLADKNADFDSHISFLGAGLYDHHVPVVINHVISRSEFYTAYTPYQPEISQGELQAIFEFQSYICELTGMKVANASMYDGATALSEAAVLASGAAKRKKIIVSRAVHPEARQVLKTSAAGLGLEIAEVGCADGVTDLALLAQAVDGETAAVLVQYPNFFGCIENLAAIEQLTHDAKALLVVSANPLALGVLETPGKLGADIVVGDAQPLGINASLGGPTCGYFAVAEHLMRRIPGRIVGQTVDRSGKRGFVLTLQAREQHIRREKATSNICSNQALLALCASVYLSVMGKEGMREVGGLNIRKSHYAAARLGSIQGVEIAFDSPFFNEFVLKLPEGSDPSSVNTKLLGEGFLGGYDLGKDYPELAGHMLIAVTEKRSKSEIDEFASVLEGCL; this comes from the coding sequence ATGAAGCATCGTTATCTGCCAATGACCGAGCAGGACCGCAGCGAAATGCTGGCGGAGATCGGAATTCAGTCCGTGGAGGAGCTGTTCGCCGATATCCCTGAGGCCGTACGTTACAAGGGCCGGCTACCCATGTCGGAAGCGCTGGACGAATACGCCCTGCTGCGGCATATGAAGCGTCTGGCGGACAAGAACGCCGATTTCGACAGCCACATCAGCTTTCTGGGGGCGGGCCTCTACGATCATCATGTTCCAGTCGTCATTAACCATGTCATTTCCCGTTCGGAATTTTATACGGCTTACACGCCTTACCAGCCGGAGATCAGCCAAGGGGAACTGCAAGCGATCTTCGAATTCCAGTCGTACATTTGCGAGCTGACCGGCATGAAGGTCGCCAACGCCAGCATGTACGACGGCGCGACGGCTTTATCCGAAGCGGCGGTGCTTGCTTCGGGAGCTGCGAAGCGTAAAAAGATCATCGTCAGTAGAGCTGTCCATCCTGAAGCTCGGCAGGTGCTGAAGACCTCCGCCGCCGGACTCGGTCTTGAAATCGCCGAGGTCGGCTGCGCGGACGGCGTCACCGATCTTGCGCTGCTGGCGCAGGCGGTCGACGGCGAGACGGCGGCGGTGCTCGTGCAGTACCCGAACTTCTTCGGGTGCATCGAGAACCTGGCCGCCATCGAGCAGCTGACGCATGACGCCAAGGCGCTGCTCGTCGTCAGCGCCAATCCCCTCGCGCTCGGCGTGCTCGAAACGCCGGGCAAGCTGGGCGCCGACATTGTCGTCGGCGACGCCCAGCCGCTCGGCATCAACGCCTCGCTAGGCGGGCCGACCTGCGGCTACTTCGCGGTCGCCGAGCATCTCATGCGGCGCATCCCCGGCCGCATCGTCGGCCAAACGGTCGACCGCAGCGGCAAGCGCGGCTTCGTGCTGACGCTTCAGGCCCGGGAGCAGCATATCCGCCGCGAGAAAGCGACGTCGAACATCTGCTCCAACCAGGCGCTGCTGGCGCTCTGCGCTTCGGTCTACCTGTCCGTCATGGGCAAGGAAGGCATGCGCGAGGTCGGCGGACTGAATATCCGCAAGAGCCATTACGCCGCCGCCCGGCTCGGGTCCATCCAAGGCGTTGAGATCGCCTTCGACTCCCCGTTCTTCAACGAATTCGTGTTGAAGCTGCCGGAGGGCAGCGATCCATCCTCAGTTAACACCAAGCTGCTCGGAGAGGGCTTCCTCGGCGGCTACGATCTCGGCAAGGATTACCCCGAGCTTGCCGGCCACATGCTGATTGCCGTAACGGAGAAACGTAGCAAGAGTGAAATCGACGAATTTGCAAGCGTACTGGAGGGCTGTTTATGA
- the gcvH gene encoding glycine cleavage system protein GcvH produces the protein MSEVLDNLRYSEEHEWAQQGEGQIVRVGITDHAQHLLGDIVFVEFPEIGTAVTAGDSVGSIESVKTVSELYSPVSGTVTRVNAALEDKPELLNEQPYGEGWIYEVEVEGDYASATDGLLDAAAYRELVGE, from the coding sequence ATGAGTGAAGTGCTAGACAATCTCCGGTATAGCGAAGAGCATGAATGGGCGCAGCAGGGCGAAGGTCAAATCGTGCGCGTAGGCATCACCGACCATGCCCAGCATCTGCTTGGTGATATCGTGTTCGTGGAGTTTCCGGAAATCGGCACGGCGGTCACCGCCGGCGACAGCGTAGGCAGCATCGAATCGGTCAAGACCGTATCCGAATTATATTCTCCGGTGTCGGGAACGGTGACGCGGGTCAACGCGGCGCTTGAAGACAAGCCCGAGCTGCTGAACGAGCAGCCGTACGGCGAGGGCTGGATTTACGAGGTGGAGGTCGAGGGCGACTACGCCTCTGCGACGGACGGACTGCTGGACGCGGCGGCTTATCGTGAACTGGTCGGCGAGTAA